The Geothrix oryzae DNA window GGCCGCTCCAGGCCGAGCACCTCCTCGGCGTAGACCGAGCCCATCACGGCGAACTGCGCGATGTGTTCGGCCCGACTGTCCACATTGGCGCCCACATCCAGCAGCACCGTGGGGTTGCCCTTCATGTTGGGCAGGACGCTGGCCAGGGCCGGCCGGTCCACGCCCTCGAGCTTGCCGATGACGAGGCTGGAGGCCACCATGGCGGCGCCGGTGTGGCCCATGGACACCATGCCGTGGGCCCGCCCCTCGCGCACGAGCTGCGCGGCGACGCGGATGGAGCTGTCCTTTTTTTCCTTCAGGATGCTGGTGGCCTTGTCTTCCATCACCACGGTCTGGGAGGCATGGACCACCTCCGCCCGGGCCATCAGCGCGGGCGTGAAGCCCTGCCGCGCCAGTTCGGGGCGGAGCACCGCCTCGTCCCCGACGAGGAACAGGAAGAGCCCCGGCCAGGCCTCGAGGGCCTCCCGGGCGCCTTGCAGCGTTACATGGGGGGCGTGGTCGCCCCCCATGGCATCCAGTGCAATGCGATGGCCGTCCACCGGCCGGCCCTTAAGCCGTCTCGGCGACGCGAACGGCCAGCTTGCCGCGGTAGAACCCGCAGCTGGGGCACACGCGGTGCGGCAGCTTGGGGGTCTGGCAGTTCGGGCAGGTGCTGGCGCTCATGACTTCCAGCGCGTCGTGGGTGCGCCGGCGGTCGCGGCGGGCCTTGGAATGGCGGCGCTTGGGATTCGGC harbors:
- the rpmF gene encoding 50S ribosomal protein L32; this translates as MPNPKRRHSKARRDRRRTHDALEVMSASTCPNCQTPKLPHRVCPSCGFYRGKLAVRVAETA
- the plsX gene encoding phosphate acyltransferase PlsX translates to MDGHRIALDAMGGDHAPHVTLQGAREALEAWPGLFLFLVGDEAVLRPELARQGFTPALMARAEVVHASQTVVMEDKATSILKEKKDSSIRVAAQLVREGRAHGMVSMGHTGAAMVASSLVIGKLEGVDRPALASVLPNMKGNPTVLLDVGANVDSRAEHIAQFAVMGSVYAEEVLGLERPRVGILSVGEEDGKGTDVTKDASAMLRQMDIRFEGNAEGRDIWNGNFDVIACDGFVGNVVLKSSEALAEGIIGGLRESFMETPITKLAGLLAKPAMKRFKKKLDYAEYGGAPLLGVKGVSIIGHGRSDHKAVRNAIRAALRAAEHHLHERIQERVALLLPQD